From the genome of Haloferax sp. Atlit-12N:
GTATGGATGGTGGTGGTGTCGGTGTGATTCACGAGCGATGCGTGCTGTCGTGCCGACGGTCGTCGGCCGTGTGAGAGCCAAGTCAGTGTCATTCTTTGATCACCACGCCGAAGCTCAGCCCGGCGGCGAGGTACTTGTTCACCGCGATGAGGAAGACGACGACCGGCAGAATCATCGCCATCGAGGCCGCGGCGAGCATCCCCCACTCGATAGAGCGCGAGCCGATAAACGAGTAGACGAACAGTGTCACCGGGACGGCCTTGAAGTTCGTCAGGACGAGCCCGAACAGGAGCTCGATCCACGCGAAGATGAAGCTGATAATCGCGACCGAGAAGATGCCCGGCTTCGCCGCCGGGAGGACGACCTTGCGGAAGCCTTGGAACCGGGTCGCGCCGTCGACGCGGGCGGCCTCTTCGAGCGTCTCGGGAATGCCGTCGAAGAACGCCTTCATCACCCACACGACGAGCGAGAGGTTGATGCTAACGTACATGAACACCATCCCGATGCGGCTGTCGAAGAGGTTGAGTTCCCGGAAGATGACGAAAAACGGGATGACGACGGCGATGGGCGGGAGCATCCGCGAGGAGAGAATCCACACGAGCACGTCCCGCTCCATCGGGATGTCGTACCGCGAGAGGACGTACGCCGCGGGCACGCCGATGAGCAACACGAGCACGACCGACGCCGACACCATGACGACGCTGTTGGCGAACGCCGCGAGGAACGCGCCGTCCTGTGCGAGTTGGATGTAGTTGTACACCGTCGGCAGGAAGAGCCAATCCGGCGGCAACGCGTTCGCTTCGCCCGGCGGCTTCAGCGACATCGATGCCAGCCAGTACAGCGGGAACAGCACGACGAACGACCACACCAAGAGGAGGCCGTGTCGGGCGACGCTGACGAGCGTCTCTCGGGTATCTTTGTCGAGTCGCTGCGACCCGGTGTCGACGGGCGACTGGGACTGGGACTGGGACTGCGTCTGCGACTGGTTCTGGGACGCCATCAGTCCCACACCCCCTCGAAGCCGACCTTGGCGATGACGATGTTCGCGATGGCGACGACGAAGACGAGATAGACGACCGCAATCGCGGCCGCCACGCCCGGCGAGTTGTTGATGAACATCTGTTCGTAGATGTTGATACTCACGAGTTGGGTGGCCGTCCCCGGACCGCCTTGGGTCAGGCCGTAGACGACGCCGAACGTCCGAAAGAGGTCGATAAGCCGGATGAGCGTGGCGACGAACACCACGGGCTTCATGTACGGGATGACGACGTGGAGATAGCGACGCCACAGCGGCGCGCCGTCGACGCGCGACGCCTCGATGAGCGTGTCGGGCACCGACGAGAGGCCGGCGTAGAAGATGATGAACATGAACGGCGTCCAGTTCCACGTGTCGAGGAGCACCACCGTCAACAGCGGAATCTCAGAGAGGAACGCCGGGGCTGCGAAGGGCGTCGTCGCCTCGATGAGATAGGGGATGACCCCGATTTCGCTGTTCAGCATGATGCGACCGATGGTCGCAAGCGAGACGGGCGCGACGGCCATCGGGATGATAAACAGCACTCGATAGAACGACTGCAGTCGCTCGGACTCCACGCCGGCGACGAGCGCGGCGAGGCCGAACCCGAGGACGCTCTCGAGGGCGAGCGCGCTGACGACGACGGTCACCGTGATGACAAACGAGTGCAGCGCGCCGCCGCGGCCGAACGCCGTCTCGTAGTTCTGCAGGCCGACGAACTCGGCCGCGAAGATGTTGAACGTGGGCTCTTCGATGACGCTGAGATAGAGGTCGTACGCACCGGGGAAGAAGGTGATAAGCACCATCACCAGCACCATCGGTGCGATGAACCAGTACGGGAGGTAGTCGTTCCACAGCGCCCGCAGCCTGGCGACCCCCGTCTCGCTCGTCGTCGTCGTTTCGGTCTGTGTTTGCGTGCTCATAGCGTCACTCGCTGTAGATCTCCTCTGCAATCTCCGCGGCCGACGTCATCGCGGCCTCGGCGGACTTTTGGCCCGCGAGCGCCCGCTGGAGTTCCTCGGAGTAGCGCTGTCCCCATTCGGGGTACTTCCGGTCGAACGGGTCCGGAGACGCCGACTGGAGCGATTCGAGCGTCACCTGCGCGAACTCCTCGCCGACCTGCGAGCGGAACTCGTCGTTCTCCCAGACCGACTGGCGGACGGAGAAGGCGGCGTCGCTGTGGAGGTGCATCCACGTGTTCGTCGGTTCCGAGGTCGCCCAGAGCATGAACAGGAACGCCTGTTTCGAGTTGGCCGCGTTCTTCGACGTCGAAATCTGCCAGTTGTACGCGTTGGGTGCGAACTCGCCGTCGGCCGGCTTCGGAACCTTCGCGATGCCGACGGTGTCGGAAATCGACGACTCCGAGCCGGTCAGGCCGGGCCAAAACAGGTTCGCGTCGGCGACGATGTGACCCGCGCGGCCCTCCTGCATCGTCGAGAGCACGTCGGACCACGACTGCGTGGACGCGCCGTCAGCGCCGTAGTCCCGCAGGAGGTTCGTGTACCACGTCGCCGCGTCGATGACGCCCGACGAGTCGAGGCCGGAGTCAGTCGGGAACTCCGTCCAGAGCGACGAGCCCATCTCGCGGAGGAACGTGTTCAGGATGTAGATGTTCATCCCGTAGCCCTTCTGGCCGCGGCCGACAGTACCGACGACGTCCGACTCGTTTTCGTGGATCGTCTGGGCGTTCCGTCGGAACTCCTCGAGCGTCTCTGCGACTTCGAGGTCGTGTTTCTCGTAGAGGTCGGTCCGGTAGAACTGGGTCTGCACTTCGACGGTGATGGGCAGGCCGGTCCAGTCGTCGCTGAAGCCGCCGCCGTGGGCCTGCCATCGCGACGCCTCGAAGAGGTCGTCGGGCTGGTACCAGGCTTCGTCGTACAGGCTCTCGTCTTCGAAGTAGGGGTCGAGCGGCTGGAGCCAGCCTTCGTTTCGGTACTGGTTGACCACCTGGTCCATGAAGAAGACGTCGAACTGGCCAGCGCCGGTACTCACGTCGGTCTGGCGCTTCGTCCGAAACTGGTTTTCGGGGAGGATGTTCCAGACGACGTCGATGCCGGTGAGTTCCTCGAAGACGGGGATTGCCGGCTTGATGGCCGAGACCCACGGGTGCTGGACGGCACCGATGTTGATTTGGGAGCCCTCGAACTGCGCCCAGTCGATGTCGGCGTCGTACTCGCTGAGCGGGATGACGGGTTCGGACGACGACGCCTC
Proteins encoded in this window:
- a CDS encoding carbohydrate ABC transporter permease; the protein is MASQNQSQTQSQSQSQSPVDTGSQRLDKDTRETLVSVARHGLLLVWSFVVLFPLYWLASMSLKPPGEANALPPDWLFLPTVYNYIQLAQDGAFLAAFANSVVMVSASVVLVLLIGVPAAYVLSRYDIPMERDVLVWILSSRMLPPIAVVIPFFVIFRELNLFDSRIGMVFMYVSINLSLVVWVMKAFFDGIPETLEEAARVDGATRFQGFRKVVLPAAKPGIFSVAIISFIFAWIELLFGLVLTNFKAVPVTLFVYSFIGSRSIEWGMLAAASMAMILPVVVFLIAVNKYLAAGLSFGVVIKE
- a CDS encoding carbohydrate ABC transporter permease — translated: MSTQTQTETTTTSETGVARLRALWNDYLPYWFIAPMVLVMVLITFFPGAYDLYLSVIEEPTFNIFAAEFVGLQNYETAFGRGGALHSFVITVTVVVSALALESVLGFGLAALVAGVESERLQSFYRVLFIIPMAVAPVSLATIGRIMLNSEIGVIPYLIEATTPFAAPAFLSEIPLLTVVLLDTWNWTPFMFIIFYAGLSSVPDTLIEASRVDGAPLWRRYLHVVIPYMKPVVFVATLIRLIDLFRTFGVVYGLTQGGPGTATQLVSINIYEQMFINNSPGVAAAIAVVYLVFVVAIANIVIAKVGFEGVWD
- a CDS encoding extracellular solute-binding protein, with translation MTNDHNRRRFIKTAAAAGLLGGLAGCTRGGEQAQNSGGSTDGGGSTDGDTSTEASSSEPVIPLSEYDADIDWAQFEGSQINIGAVQHPWVSAIKPAIPVFEELTGIDVVWNILPENQFRTKRQTDVSTGAGQFDVFFMDQVVNQYRNEGWLQPLDPYFEDESLYDEAWYQPDDLFEASRWQAHGGGFSDDWTGLPITVEVQTQFYRTDLYEKHDLEVAETLEEFRRNAQTIHENESDVVGTVGRGQKGYGMNIYILNTFLREMGSSLWTEFPTDSGLDSSGVIDAATWYTNLLRDYGADGASTQSWSDVLSTMQEGRAGHIVADANLFWPGLTGSESSISDTVGIAKVPKPADGEFAPNAYNWQISTSKNAANSKQAFLFMLWATSEPTNTWMHLHSDAAFSVRQSVWENDEFRSQVGEEFAQVTLESLQSASPDPFDRKYPEWGQRYSEELQRALAGQKSAEAAMTSAAEIAEEIYSE